One part of the Huiozyma naganishii CBS 8797 chromosome 13, complete genome genome encodes these proteins:
- the AAC1 gene encoding ADP/ATP carrier protein AAC1 (similar to Saccharomyces cerevisiae AAC1 (YMR056C); ancestral locus Anc_2.621), whose amino-acid sequence MNDSTTKANSKSSFTVDFLMGGVSAAVAKTAAAPIERVKLLMQNQDEMLKQGTLDTRYNGIGDCFKRTAQQEGIVSFWRGNTANVIRYFPTQALNFAFKDKIKAYFGYRREPDGYTKWFLGNLLSGGAAGGLSLVFVYSLDYARTRLAADARAAASGTGGAQRRQFNGLADVYKKTLRSDGILGLYRGFAPSVLGIVVYRGLYFGLYDSLKPVVLTDAWQRSLLASFLLGWVVTISASTCSYPLDTVRRRMMMTSGQAVKYNGAMDCMRKIVRQEGATSLFKGCGANIFRSVAAAGVISIYDQLQLIMFGKQFK is encoded by the coding sequence ATGAACGACTCCACGACCAAGGCCAACTCCAAGTCCAGCTTTACTGTAGACTTCCTGATGGGGGGTGTCTCTGCCGCGGTGGCCAAGACCGCCGCGGCACCGATCGAGCGGGTGAAACTGCTGATGCAGAACCAAGATGAGATGCTCAAGCAGGGGACCCTCGACACACGGTATAATGGCATCGGGGACTGTTTCAAGAGAACTGCACAGCAGGAAGGGATCGTCTCCTTCTGGAGGGGCAACACGGCAAACGTCATACGGTACTTCCCGACGCAGGCGCTCAACTTCGCCTTCAAAGACAAGATCAAGGCGTACTTCGGGTACCGCAGGGAACCCGACGGGTACACCAAGTGGTTCTTGGGGAACCTGCTCTCCGGCGGTGCCGCCGGGGGGCTCTCACTCGTGTTCGTGTACTCGTTGGACTACGCAAGGACAAGACTCGCCGCAGATGCAAGGGCTGCTGCATCAGGTACTGGAGGCGCACAGAGAAGACAGTTCAATGGACTCGCGGATGTCTACAAGAAGACTCTGAGGTCAGACGGTATTCTCGGGCTGTACCGCGGGTTCGCACCGAGCGTCCTTGGCATAGTAGTGTACCGCGGGCTGTACTTCGGTCTCTACGACTCCCTCAAACCGGTAGTCCTCACAGACGCCTGGCAGAGATCGTTGCTCGCGTCCTTCCTGCTCGGGTGGGTCGTCACCATCAGCGCATCCACATGTTCATACCCTCTTGACACAGTCAGACGCAGAATGATGATGACCTCGGGACAGGCAGTGAAGTACAACGGCGCAATGGACTGCATGCGCAAGATCGTCCGCCAAGAGGGAGCAACGTCTCTCTTCAAGGGCTGTGGTGCCAATATCTTCAGAAGCGTCGCCGCAGCGGGGGTAATATCAATATACGACCAGTTGCAACTGATCATGTTCGGTAAACAGTTCAAGTAG
- the STV1 gene encoding H(+)-transporting V0 sector ATPase subunit a (similar to Saccharomyces cerevisiae STV1 (YMR054W); ancestral locus Anc_2.617), which produces MVKEEAIYRSAAMTYVQLYIPRETSREVVCLLGNLGLLMVRDLNSDVTEFQRGYVNQLRKLEVMMRSLQYLRETMDQHSEVNNWHLNDGTYTQNDVLIRNLETHSLDSINEILGDIDIVENRVKQLDHSLKDLQVRLNGLIETRYVMFKCSRFMEVNPGFVGRISRDYTEQHGLDADDFSFDNLGQASDHLSEEFSFDDPTTEPDSNSLRNENPTIPHHEHAEFDLLEQGLHNQFMTVGSIRRDKVDVLNRILFRLLRGNIYFQNFPIEQPLLENNELVEKDCFLIFTHGETLLTKVKKVVESLNGVVVPLDKNQSEFLKTLNDQISDLEQVSMTTEQALHTELLVVNDQFSMWDAIVKREKAIYSTLNLFRAEAQGLVAEGWIPTSDLLDFSTSLKDFMEVLGSESSAVVTVIHTNKSPPTFHRTNKFTSAFQSIVDAYGIATYQEINPGLATIVTFPFMFAIMFGDAGHGFILFAVALYMILRERTFDRMKRDEIFDMAYTGRYVLVLMGAFSIYTGILYNDIFSKSMNLFKSGWEWPSGFKAGESIEAQKTSVYPLGLDFAWHGTENGLIFSNSYKMKLSILMGFAHMTYSLMFSYVNYRNKRSMVEIIGNFIPSLLFMQSIFGYLSWAIIFKWSKDWNKDGKPAPGLLNMLINMFLAPGKIDYELYPHQALLQKFLLLVALISVPWLLLYKPLVLRRMNNKATGRGYQSIHEQQASEALLDTQRDSTDMEGTMVITDFENSENGESTEFNFGDVMIHQVIHTIEFCLNCISHTASYLRLWALSLAHAQLSTVLWAMTIQNAFSSSNPGSPLAVAKVVFLFGMWFILTVCILVCMEGTSAMLHALRLHWVEAMSKYFEGEGYAYEPFAFKTLAEGGE; this is translated from the coding sequence ATGGTCAAAGAAGAGGCTATCTACCGCTCAGCGGCCATGACTTACGTCCAGTTGTATATTCCACGGGAAACTTCACGGGAAGTGGTATGTCTTCTGGGCAATTTGGGTCTTTTGATGGTGAGAGACTTGAATTCGGACGTTACTGAATTCCAAAGAGGCTACGTCAATCAATTGAGAAAGTTAGAAGTGATGATGCGGTCTCTCCAATATTTGCGAGAGACCATGGACCAGCACTCTGAGGTTAACAATTGGCATCTAAACGACGGAACGTATACCCAAAACGATGTACTAATAAGAAATTTAGAAACGCATTCTTTGGATTCTATCAATGAGATACTGGGGGACATTGATATTGTGGAGAACAGAGTGAAACAATTGGatcattctttgaaagatttaCAAGTAAGGCTAAATGGTCTCATCGAAACAAGATACGTTATGTTCAAATGCTCCCGGTTCATGGAGGTCAATCCAGGATTCGTCGGAAGGATATCGCGGGATTACACTGAACAGCACGGATTGGATGCGGATGATTTCAGCTTTGACAACCTGGGACAAGCTAGTGATCATTTGAGCGAGGAGTTTTCCTTTGATGATCCCACGACAGAACCCGATAGCAATTCGCTACGTAACGAAAACCCAACTATCCCTCATCACGAGCATGCAGAATTCGACCTATTGGAACAAGGTCTTCATAATCAGTTTATGACTGTGGGCTCCATCAGAAGAGACAAAGTTGATGTCTTGAATAGAATTCTTTTCAGATTACTACGTGGTAACATAtatttccaaaacttcCCCATTGAACAACCTTTGCTGGAAAATAACGAGCTAGTCGAAAAGGATTGTTTCCTAATATTTACACATGGTGAAACGTTACTTACTAAAGTGAAGAAGGTGGTAGAATCATTAAACGGTGTAGTGGTACCCCTCGACAAAAATCAATCTGAGTTTCTCAAAACTTTAAACGACCAAATTTCTGATTTGGAACAAGTATCAATGACGACAGAGCAAGCGCTACATACCGAACTATTGGTGGTGAACGACCAGTTTTCAATGTGGGACGCTATAGTGAAACGAGAAAAGGCAATATACTCCACGTTGAATCTGTTTAGAGCTGAAGCACAAGGTCTGGTTGCAGAAGGCTGGATCCCCACGAGTGACCTACTAGACTTTTCAACCTCACTCAAGGATTTTATGGAAGTCCTAGGCTCTGAGTCAAGTGCAGTTGTCACTGTTATTCACACGAACAAATCACCTCCAACCTTCCATCGTACAAACAAATTCACATCCGCTTTTCAGTCAATTGTTGACGCCTATGGGATAGCCACATACCAGGAGATCAATCCAGGTCTGGCAACGATCGTCACATTCCCCTTCATGTTTGCCATCATGTTTGGTGACGCCGGCCATGGATTCATCCTTTTTGCCGTTGCCCTTTACATGATCCTTAGGGAAAGGACCTTTGATAGAATGAAAAGAGACGAGATTTTTGATATGGCTTACACCGGAAGATATGTTCTGGTGTTAATGGGAGCATTTTCAATTTACACGGGGATATTATACAACGatattttttccaaatcgaTGAACCTTTTCAAGTCCGGTTGGGAATGGCCCTCTGGGTTCAAAGCGGGTGAGAGTATTGAGGCGCAGAAAACTTCCGTCTATCCGTTAGGTTTGGACTTTGCGTGGCATGGTACTGAAAACGGGCtaattttttcaaactccTACAAAATGAAGCTATCTATTTTGATGGGTTTTGCACATATGACTTACTCCCTGATGTTTTCTTACGTTAATTATAGAAATAAGAGATCGATGGTGGAGATTATTGGGAACTTCATACCGAGTTTGCTCTTCATGCAATCGATTTTCGGTTACCTGTCTTGGGCTATTATATTTAAGTGGTCAAAAGACTGGAACAAAGATGGGAAACCCGCTCCGGGACTACTGAATATGCTAATCAACATGTTTCTGGCACCAGGGAAGATAGATTATGAGCTGTATCCTCACCAGGCGTTGCTGCAAAAGtttttgttgctggtggCGCTAATAAGTGTCCCATGGCTTCTGCTATACAAGCCTTTGGTTTTGAGACGGATGAACAACAAGGCCACAGGGAGAGGTTACCAAAGCATCCACGAGCAGCAGGCTAGTGAAGCCTTACTGGACACGCAGAGGGACTCTACGGACATGGAAGGTACGATGGTGATTACAGACTTTGAAAATTCAGAAAACGGCGAATCAACGGAGTTTAACTTCGGTGATGTTATGATTCACCAAGTAATTCACACCATTGAGTTTTGTTTGAATTGTATTTCCCACACGGCGTCTTACTTGCGTTTATGGGCTCTATCTTTAGCGCATGCACAGTTGTCCACCGTTCTATGGGCAATGACGATCCAAAACGCTTTCTCGTCAAGCAACCCGGGGTCCCCATTGGCAGTCGCCAAAGTTGTGTTCCTATTCGGTATGTGGTTCATTTTGACCGTTTGCATTCTAGTTTGTATGGAGGGTACCTCGGCGATGTTGCACGCGCTCCGTCTACATTGGGTGGAGGCCATGTCCAAGTATTTCGAGGGTGAGGGCTACGCATACGAGCCCTTCGCTTTCAAGACTCTGGCAGAAGGAGGCGAATGA
- the BUB2 gene encoding Bub2p (similar to Saccharomyces cerevisiae BUB2 (YMR055C); ancestral locus Anc_2.620), with translation MSNISQFITNPPLLVQSSLSQLRYMVLSEGLPTELGKNQLRLRCYVWSILSRTSMENATTTYLQLVSLGPPNAAVFDKIKNDTGRTFQTDLTFKKRVSEDALIRCLSCFAWQTQQLQPSLHIEVSTYVQGMNVLLAPLVYSCPTEPMAFQLFQTLCYNIIPTYITSNLIGVRNGAKLLEICLKLIDPKLSKFFTDNLLTGEIYGMSSILTLSSCNKPLDQVCKLWDFMFAYGFHMNILFVVAMLVKIRGKILKSDSPMNLLKNLPPFDADDIIRLGVGFLPKIPSNIYKMLVDHLTNPSLCIGKP, from the coding sequence ATGTCCAATATCTCCCAGTTTATCACAAACCCGCCACTTTTGGTGCAGTCGTCGCTCTCGCAGCTGCGATACATGGTTCTTAGCGAGGGTCTCCCGACAGAGTTAGGGAAGAACCAACTCAGATTGCGGTGCTACGTCTGGTCAATCCTGTCCAGAACATCAATGGAAAACGCCACAACGACGTATTTGCAACTAGTGTCCCTGGGGCCTCCCAATGCCGCGGTTTTtgacaagatcaagaacgACACGGGGAGAACTTTCCAGACGGAcctcactttcaagaaaagagtCTCAGAGGACGCACTGATACGATGTCTCTCCTGCTTCGCTTGGCAGACACAACAGTTACAACCGAGTCTACATATTGAAGTGAGCACGTACGTGCAGGGAATGAACGTGTTGCTGGCACCGCTGGTGTACTCCTGCCCCACAGAACCAATGGCGTTCCAGTTGTTTCAAACTTTGTGCTATAATATTATACCAACGTACATCACCTCAAATCTGATAGGTGTGAGGAACGGCGCCAAACTGTTAGAGATATGTCTCAAGTTGATAGACCCCAAATTGAGTAAATTCTTTACTGATAATCTGCTCACGGGGGAAATATACGGGATGTCGTCGATACTGACACTGTCCAGCTGCAACAAGCCATTGGACCAAGTGTGCAAACTGTGGGATTTCATGTTCGCTTACGGGTTCCATATGAACATTCTCTTTGTCGTTGCGATGCTAGTCAAAATAAGAGggaaaatattgaaatCCGACTCACCAAtgaatttgttgaagaacttaCCGCCCTTTGACGCTGATGATATCATACGACTGGGGGTAGGATTTCTCCCGAAAATACCTTCTAACATCTATAAAATGTTGGTCGATCACTTGACCAACCCAAGCCTGTGCATCGGTAAACCATGA
- the KNAG0M02670 gene encoding pyridoxal 5'-phosphate synthase subunit PdxS has product MSEFKVKAGLAQMLKGGVIMDVVTPEQAILAEKAGACAVMALERIPADMRKSGQVCRMSDPHMIKEIMAAVSIPVMAKVRIGHFVEAQILQELQVDYIDESEVLTPANWSEHIAKNSFSVPFVCGAKDLGEALRRINEGAAMIRTKGEAGTGDVSEAVKHISKINHQIKELKDTLKSDEEFEKAAKELRVPVDLLKTTLQLGKLPVVNFAAGGVATPADAALLMQLGCEGVFVGSGIFKSSNPEKLARSIVQATTHYDNPTKLLEVSSDLGDLMGGVSIESINQGANNGTRLSEIGW; this is encoded by the coding sequence ATGTCCGAGTTTAAAGTTAAGGCCGGTTTGGCCCAGATGTTGAAGGGCGGTGTCATCATGGACGTGGTCACCCCTGAGCAAGCTATCCTTGCTGAGAAGGCTGGTGCTTGTGCTGTCATGGCGTTGGAGAGGATCCCCGCGGATATGCGTAAGTCCGGACAGGTGTGCCGTATGTCTGACCCTCACATGATTAAAGAAATCATGGCTGCTGTTTCGATCCCAGTGATGGCAAAAGTTCGTATTGGCCATTTTGTTGAGGCGCAGATCTTGCAAGAATTGCAAGTTGACTACATCGACGAGAGCGAGGTGCTGACCCCAGCGAACTGGTCAGAACATATTGCCAAAAACAGTTTCAGTGTCCCATTCGTGTGCGGTGCCAAGGATCTTGGTGAGGCCCTAAGAAGAATCAACGAGGGTGCCGCAATGATCCGTACGAAGGGGGAAGCAGGGACTGGGGACGTCTCCGAGGCAGTCAAGCACATCTCCAAAATTAATCACCAAATTAAGGAACTGAAGGATACTTTGAAATCCGACGAAGAATTCGAAAAAGCTGCTAAGGAGCTACGTGTCCCAGTTGATTTGCTGAAGACTACTTTGCAATTGGGTAAACTACCTGTGGTGAACTTTGCTGCCGGTGGGGTCGCCACTCCGGCGGATGCCGCCCTGCTGATGCAGTTGGGCTGTGAGGGGGTCTTTGTTGGCTCTGGTATTTTCAAGTCTTCTAACCCTGAGAAGTTAGCGCGCTCCATTGTCCAAGCAACTACCCACTACGACAACCCAACCAAGTTGCTAGAAGTTTCTAGCGACCTGGGTGACCTGATGGGCGGTGTTTCCATCGAGTCCATTAACCAGGGCGCTAATAACGGCACAAGATTGTCAGAGATTGGCTGGTAA
- the YKU70 gene encoding ATP-dependent DNA helicase YKU70 — MTDLEVNKTVDGEYGYKKYDTHEGILFCIELTGTLFEPVESLQGRSNLLEILYSLKELMYQLVIVRPGSSVGCIFHYTDINGAVDGVYEFLPLRDVNAKDMKTLSDFLEDIEEKRINIFQYFKFDGSKHVSLERLFQLIGEKYSEEREDGKKFTHKRAFLFTDNDAPPESNDTEATRRISKIVDDLDETAVSFTTFFIGSEEAPFDNRFYSNVLKLGAQLKHSDYDGPSVRPITGSDIKARILRGKEIKRTMFQCPLYLNKDSNFIIGIRGYAIVTHEKYGTRYKLTYEKEDIRQEAFSKRKYLNSKTGEEVDPKDISKVIPYGDVNIELSAEALQQMRASYEEEGPFMKVLGFRSTDLCVKYFNNIDKPSFIVPDELQYEGSIKTLASLFRTLRSKNKSAIIWGKPKSNSNSALYIMVPSHREDRNDGFYMHRIPFLDELRKVPIKMVDNDWTQLDNDLLTVTETILKYFNLRQGYIPSEFKNPGIQNYYKVLHDYILQVEEIKHEGWDFSQEELLRQDDTLKKISHIRGKIEASNDSDKVLSGYMNMWNLFYKSLETNNVKWSEPVAKKAKI; from the coding sequence ATGACGGACCTAGAGGTTAACAAAACTGTTGATGGGGAATATGGGTACAAGAAGTACGATACCCATGAAGGTATCTTGTTCTGCATAGAGTTGACAGGAACTCTTTTTGAACCTGTTGAATCACTACAAGGAAGATCGAATTTACTGGAAATATTGtattctttgaaggaactgATGTATCAGTTGGTAATTGTGAGGCCTGGATCTTCTGTTGGTTGTATATTTCATTATACCGACATTAACGGTGCTGTTGATGGGGTGTATGAGTTCTTACCTCTTCGGGATGTAAACGCTAAAGATATGAAAACATTGTctgattttttggaagacatcgaggagaagagaatCAACATTTTCCAATACTTCAAATTTGATGGATCAAAACATGTCTCTTTAGAACGGCTCTTTCAACTGATTGGAGAAAAGTATTccgaagaaagagaagatGGGAAAAAATTCACCCATAAGCGAGCGTTTCTGTTCACCGATAACGATGCACCCCCTGAATCAAATGACACAGAGGCAACGCGGCGGATCAGTAAGATTGTAGATGACCTTGATGAGACTGCCGTTTCGTTTACTACGTTTTTCATCGGAAGTGAGGAAGCTCCTTTTGACAACCGTTTCTATTCCAACGTGTTGAAGCTTGGGGCACAGTTAAAACATTCCGATTATGATGGGCCTAGTGTGCGTCCTATTACTGGATCTGATATCAAAGCCAGAATTTTAAGAGGTAAAGAGATTAAAAGAACCATGTTCCAATGTCCCCTTTATCTCAACAAGGATAGTAATTTTATTATTGGTATCAGAGGCTACGCCATCGTAACGCATGAGAAGTATGGAACCAGATACAAGTTAACATatgaaaaagaagacaTCCGGCAAGAGGCTTTTTCCAAGAGAAAATACCTGAATTCCAAGACAGGTGAGGAAGTGGATCCCAAGGATATATCTAAAGTTATACCGTACGGTGACGTGAATATAGAACTTTCTGCTGAGGCACTCCAACAGATGCGGGCCAGCTATGAGGAGGAGGGACCGTTTATGAAAGTATTGGGGTTTCGTTCAACTGATTTATGTGTAAAGTATTTCAACAACATTGACAAACCGTCTTTTATTGTTCCAGATGAACTGCAGTACGAGGGATCAATAAAGACTCTGGCTTCGCTATTTAGAACCTTGCGATCAAAAAACAAGTCTGCAATAATATGGGGGAAACCAAAGTCCAACTCGAATTCCGCGCTCTATATTATGGTGCCAAGTCACCGGGAGGACAGAAACGATGGATTTTACATGCACAGGATACCGTTTTTGGATGAATTGAGAAAAGTGCCCATTAAGATGGTGGATAATGACTGGACACAGCTTGATAACGATCTTCTCACAGTGACGGAAACAATATTGAAATACTTTAATCTCAGACAGGGCTACATTCCGTCAGAATTCAAAAACCCTGGCATTCAGAACTACTATAAGGTGCTTCATGATTATATTTTGCAGGTGGAGGAAATAAAGCACGAAGGGTGGGATTTTTCTCAAGAAGAATTGTTGCGCCAAGATGatactttgaagaaaatttcaCATATCCGAGGAAAGATTGAAGCCTCGAACGACTCTGACAAAGTTTTAAGTGGGTATATGAATATGTGGAACCTATTTTACAAAAGTCTCGAAACCAACAATGTTAAATGGTCTGAACCCGTTGCgaagaaagcaaaaataTAG
- the KNAG0M02660 gene encoding uncharacterized protein has product MRLSVAERGNCKRLAASTCGCVGFARCLYEYCDYITGLCAWAWAGSGWIRVVFRPAQTGWAAEYVMVRCVIGVLALQGAFIEHVHHLEQCIENDAGKCYGPGLEIVTVKESAQLWRCDALVIPGGESTSMSLIAQRNGLFDDLYKFVRDSSKAIWGTCAGLIFLAEELSTQGKLVKTLQLFKGRVRRNAFGRQAQSFTQECDFSSFIPNCSDFPTTFIRAPVIEKILDPEKVEVLYKLDGVGTGHASMDGLIVAARQGQNVLVTSFHPELAADIRFHDWFIKEFVLKL; this is encoded by the coding sequence ATGCGGTTATCGGTGGCCGAAAGAGGGAACTGTAAGCGACTCGCCGCGTCCACGTGCGGCTGTGTGGGTTTTGCTCGCTGCCTCTATGAGTACTGTGATTATATAACAGGTCTCTGTGCTTGGGCTTGGGCAGGCTCAGGTTGGATCAGAGTCGTGTTCAGGCCTGCGCAAACAGGGTGGGCTGCTGAATACGTTATGGTCCGCTGCGTTATTGGTGTTCTGGCGTTGCAAGGTGCGTTTATAGAGCACGTGCACCATCTTGAGCAGTGTATTGAGAACGATGCGGGCAAATGCTACGGGCCCGGATTGGAGATTGTGACTGTTAAAGAGAGTGCTCAGTTGTGGAGATGCGATGCTCTGGTGATCCCCGGTGGTGAGTCCACTTCCATGTCGTTGATCGCTCAAAGGAATGGGCTTTTCGACGATCTGTACAAGTTTGTTAGAGATTCGAGTAAAGCGATCTGGGGTACCTGTGCAGGGTTGATTTTCTTGGCAGAGGAACTGTCTACTCAAGGGAAACTCGTGAAAACTTTACAACTGTTCAAGGGAAGAGTAAGACGGAATGCCTTCGGTAGACAGGCGCAATCCTTCACGCAGGAATGCGACTTCTCGTCGTTTATACCAAACTGTTCCGATTTCCCAACAACTTTCATTAGAGCCCCCGTTATAGAGAAGATCCTAGACCCAGAGAAGGTGGAAGTCCTGTACAAACTTGACGGGGTGGGAACGGGCCACGCTTCAATGGATGGTTTGATAGTGGCTGCAAGACAGGGCCAAAACGTGCTTGTCACCTCCTTCCATCCAGAACTGGCAGCTGACATCAGATTCCATGATTGGTTTATCAAAGAGTTTGTGTTGAAACTGTAA
- the KNAG0M02680 gene encoding NMT1/THI5 family protein, with protein sequence MSTDKITFLLNWQPAPYHIAIFLALTKGYFKEEGLDMAILEPTNPSDVTELIGSGKVDMGLKAMIHTLAAKARGYFVTSVASLLDEPFTGVLYLEGSGITEDFQSLKGKKIGYVGEFGKIQIDELTKHYGMKPDEYTAVRCGMNVAKYIIEGKIDAGVGIECMQQVELEEYLVQRGRPATDAKMLRIDKLACLGCCCFCTILYICNDAFLKANPEKVKKFLKAIRKATTFMLNDPVTAWKEYIDFKPQLDTDLSFKQYQRCYAYFSESLYNVHRDWKKVTGYGKRLEILPPDYVANYTNEYLTWPEPEGVSDPLEAQRLMAIHQDKCRKEGTFTRLTLPA encoded by the coding sequence atgtCCACAGACAAAATCACCTTTCTACTAAACTGGCAACCTGCCCCTTACCACATTGCCATCTTCTTGGCTTTGACCAAGGGCTACTTCAAGGAAGAAGGTCTAGATATGGCTATTTTGGAGCCCACCAATCCTTCCGATGTTACCGAATTAATTGGTTCCGGTAAGGTTGACATGGGTTTGAAAGCCATGATCCACACCTTGGCTGCTAAGGCTCGTGGATACTTTGTTACCTCTGTTGCCTCGCTATTGGATGAACCATTCACTGGTGTTTTGTACTTGGAGGGCAGCGGTATCACCGAGGACTTCCAATCcttgaaggggaagaagattgGGTACGTTGGTGAATTTGGTAAGATTCAAATTGACGAATTGACCAAACACTATGGCATGAAACCAGATGAATACACTGCTGTCAGATGTGGTATGAATGTTGCCAAATACATCATCGAGGGCAAGATTGACGCTGGTGTTGGTATTGAATGTATGCAACAGGTTGAGTTGGAAGAATACTTGGTCCAACGTGGCAGACCAGCGACTGATGCCAAGATGCTGAGAATTGATAAGTTGGCTTGTTTGgggtgctgctgcttctgcACCATCCTTTACATTTGCAACGATGCTTTCTTGAAGGCTAACCCAGAAAAGGTTAAGAAGTTCCTAAAGGCCATCAGAAAGGCCACCACTTTTATGTTGAACGACCCCGTTACTGCTTGGAAGGAATACATCGACTTCAAACCTCAATTGGACACTGACTTATCGTTCAAACAGTACCAAAGATGTTACGCTTACTTCTCTGAATCATTGTACAATGTGCACCGTGACTGGAAGAAGGTTACTGGCTATGGAAAAAGATTGGAAATTTTGCCACCTGACTATGTTGCCAACTACACTAATGAATACTTGACTTGGCCAGAACCGGAAGGAGTTTCTGATCCTTTGGAAGCTCAAAGATTGATGGCTATCCACCAGGACAAGTGCAGAAAGGAAGGTACTTTCACAAGATTGACCCTACCAGCTTGA